A genomic segment from Saprospiraceae bacterium encodes:
- a CDS encoding two-component regulator propeller domain-containing protein — protein MGYKRTRAILLFLFGYLLSTAQNFYFRQLTSEDGLPSSIVYQIAQDKDGILWMGTESGLCAYDGSEFKYYTVKDGLPNNVVHRLAIDKQGRKWLTTLANQPAVFEDGKASIPPWADTLSLSNFEIAITEDSLMWITSTGVLSKRKNFIRPLVIFSTDGTYREYQDLKQYFLTLVSLDDNVNVYWKGNVGAFIFKRDSLIKMVPNLFKGYPSDCNRLGDGVLCFLAAGHPGAFLFKELSLVDPYQGTLLRRFDGLEKYKFKEEANSLFVDKNQNIWIGLRSGLLFLKNEGDNVYTDHLLLKGVFVNRTFEDDEGNIWITTEGEGCYMLTSTSISTLASITIEDKGTIRSLHTDREGNIYIGYTNGYFEEYNQRFELLHRQQLSSKRIVDLQTDETGIWVGSDLELFRLDKEGKVLFSVPSSHPIKCILPTSDNLFVLSWQIDRVIDQKIIQYPLDFTQRIYASYQKNDTMLWLGSTKGLYSYHIHSHAITLLNEFITTDVRAIVPAADGKWWIATLGQGVLVLDDTKAIQQFNSSSGLLSDICNDLVIDEHFAWVGTNMGVSRIDLETYQIEAFGIEDGLSSREVTFLAKSGDNILAATDKGLNIIPNDIQAYSNPPRLHLGIIRIEGDTIPNADSFTFPYYKNDLFVSFKGISYKSLGNLTYAYKMEGLDANWIETKAPFANWASVPPGKYKLRIKVKGSNAVWSEEQQMAFTFDAPWWEKTWFRIIALSVVVGLIALGFRLVIRNLKTKSDLQAKMQTLQLTALSAQMNPHFMFNALSSIQEFINLNDLDSANLYLSQFASLVRSILNNSTKREISLAEEVEQLQLYLNLENLRFNKTIDYQIVIDKQLERDATYIPSMLVQPMAENAIIHGLFHKKGQRMLNISFNKVDHRTLQCIVQDNGIGREASRKINQNKKYKGDARGLVLTENRLALLNHARKPPIYITFEDLADPDHPEVTGTKVTLLIPFTLV, from the coding sequence ATGGGCTATAAACGAACACGGGCTATCCTCCTTTTTCTCTTTGGGTATCTTTTATCTACTGCTCAAAACTTCTATTTTCGACAACTCACCTCGGAGGATGGTTTACCTAGTAGTATCGTCTATCAAATAGCACAAGACAAGGATGGCATTTTATGGATGGGGACTGAAAGTGGACTGTGTGCCTATGATGGTAGTGAATTCAAATATTATACGGTCAAAGACGGTTTACCCAATAATGTCGTTCATCGACTTGCTATTGATAAACAAGGTCGAAAATGGCTAACCACTTTGGCGAATCAGCCGGCTGTCTTTGAGGATGGAAAGGCCAGTATACCACCTTGGGCGGATACCCTTAGTTTGAGTAATTTTGAAATAGCGATTACGGAAGATAGCCTGATGTGGATAACCAGTACAGGTGTACTTTCAAAAAGAAAGAACTTCATTAGGCCGCTAGTCATTTTTTCGACTGACGGAACGTATCGAGAATATCAGGATTTAAAGCAATATTTTCTTACCCTCGTTTCGTTGGATGATAACGTAAATGTGTATTGGAAAGGAAATGTAGGTGCGTTTATTTTTAAGCGGGATAGTCTGATAAAGATGGTTCCGAACTTGTTCAAGGGTTATCCATCTGATTGTAATCGCCTAGGCGACGGCGTATTGTGTTTTTTAGCAGCGGGTCATCCCGGGGCTTTTCTTTTTAAAGAGTTAAGTCTTGTTGATCCATATCAGGGGACCCTGCTTAGGCGATTTGATGGGCTGGAAAAATATAAATTTAAAGAGGAGGCTAATTCGCTATTTGTTGACAAAAATCAAAACATTTGGATAGGGCTCCGATCTGGTTTGTTGTTCCTGAAAAACGAAGGCGATAATGTCTATACTGACCATTTACTACTCAAAGGCGTCTTCGTTAATCGAACCTTTGAGGATGATGAGGGAAATATTTGGATTACGACAGAAGGAGAAGGGTGTTATATGCTGACCTCAACCAGTATCAGTACTTTGGCTAGTATTACAATTGAGGATAAAGGTACTATTCGATCTTTGCACACCGACCGGGAAGGCAATATTTATATAGGATATACCAATGGTTATTTTGAGGAGTACAATCAGCGCTTTGAATTGCTGCATCGCCAACAATTATCAAGCAAGCGAATCGTTGATCTTCAAACGGATGAAACAGGCATTTGGGTAGGTTCTGATTTGGAACTATTCCGCCTGGATAAAGAAGGCAAGGTGTTATTCAGCGTGCCTAGTAGTCATCCTATTAAATGTATATTACCTACTTCGGATAACCTATTTGTCTTATCCTGGCAGATTGACAGGGTGATTGATCAAAAAATAATTCAATATCCTCTAGATTTTACCCAACGCATTTATGCCTCTTATCAAAAAAATGACACTATGCTTTGGTTGGGAAGTACAAAAGGACTCTATAGCTATCATATTCATTCTCATGCTATTACCTTATTAAATGAATTCATTACGACGGATGTAAGAGCCATTGTACCAGCAGCAGATGGGAAATGGTGGATTGCTACTTTGGGGCAAGGCGTTTTAGTTTTAGATGATACTAAAGCCATCCAACAGTTTAACTCTTCAAGCGGTTTGTTGAGCGATATTTGCAATGATTTGGTCATAGATGAGCATTTTGCTTGGGTGGGCACCAATATGGGGGTTTCCAGAATTGACCTAGAAACTTATCAAATAGAGGCTTTTGGCATAGAAGATGGTTTGTCAAGTAGAGAAGTCACCTTTTTGGCCAAATCAGGAGATAATATTTTGGCTGCGACAGATAAAGGGCTAAATATTATCCCTAATGATATCCAAGCCTATTCTAATCCTCCCCGCTTGCATCTTGGGATCATTCGAATTGAAGGAGACACTATTCCCAATGCGGATTCCTTTACCTTTCCATATTATAAGAATGATTTATTCGTTTCCTTTAAAGGCATTTCTTATAAAAGTTTGGGGAATCTTACCTACGCTTATAAAATGGAGGGATTGGATGCTAATTGGATTGAAACGAAAGCGCCTTTTGCCAATTGGGCGAGTGTTCCTCCTGGTAAATATAAGTTGAGAATAAAAGTAAAGGGAAGCAATGCGGTTTGGAGTGAGGAGCAACAAATGGCGTTTACTTTTGATGCACCCTGGTGGGAAAAGACTTGGTTTAGAATCATTGCCTTGTCGGTAGTCGTTGGCCTGATTGCACTTGGTTTCAGATTGGTCATCCGGAATTTAAAGACGAAGAGTGATTTGCAGGCTAAAATGCAAACCTTGCAACTGACGGCTTTAAGTGCCCAGATGAATCCGCATTTCATGTTTAACGCGCTTAGCTCCATCCAGGAATTTATCAACTTAAATGACCTGGATTCTGCCAATCTATATTTAAGCCAATTTGCTTCGCTGGTGAGAAGTATTCTGAACAATTCTACCAAAAGGGAGATAAGCCTTGCCGAAGAGGTAGAACAGCTTCAACTATACTTGAATCTGGAGAACCTGCGATTTAATAAGACCATTGATTACCAAATAGTTATTGATAAACAATTGGAACGAGATGCCACTTATATCCCGAGTATGCTAGTCCAACCCATGGCAGAGAATGCGATTATCCATGGCTTATTTCATAAAAAAGGGCAAAGAATGTTGAACATTTCCTTTAATAAGGTAGATCATCGAACGCTCCAATGCATTGTGCAGGATAATGGTATAGGACGAGAAGCTTCCAGAAAAATAAACCAAAACAAAAAGTATAAAGGTGATGCAAGAGGGTTAGTTTTAACAGAAAACCGTTTGGCCTTGCTAAACCACGCAAGGAAGCCCCCCATTTATATCACTTTTGAAGACCTGGCAGACCCCGATCATCCTGAGGTTACAGGCACAAAAGTAACCTTGTTAATCCCTTTTACTTTAGTATAA
- a CDS encoding tetratricopeptide repeat protein, protein MFLVLSVNAFNAPNLVIDSLNLKAEASTISFQEKISLSEDAFELAKKNGYLKGQYKAAILAGLGYMGLNQLEKAIHYFKTAYRIGEQMGSPTAIAEANFHMGEVYYLLKNLPQAKEAFSESLSQFEQLDSIKWLGVLKNALGVIIYAEGDKEKGAAMYKEAYDILSQAQYEVEAQSPLNNLADHYFHQGKIEQAQLAFEKVLAIDRKYKSAYGETLSLLNLAWCYRKKKQYDEALSLIQESLCISEDKEIKQHILLAHTELSHTYKEMKNFESALLHAEKYNVLKDSLNLLQKETRINDLMVQFETEKKEKQLAISRQEIENLQQQKKIEWLTAYFILGISLLSLLAAFLFISRHKVKRRLDEIELQNQRLLSEKLQQQLYSKTQDLTNLALDISRKNSFSNEVHQALLDIDRTSNFDERKKKIQLLLKLTSNHLRMNEDAQEFQINIETVNNDFFNKLESQFSGLTANDKHLCGLIRLNLSTKDIASIKNISPKSVEMGRYRLRKKLNLDPEEDLSDFLQNFN, encoded by the coding sequence ATGTTTCTTGTGCTAAGCGTTAATGCCTTTAACGCTCCTAACTTGGTTATTGATAGTCTAAATCTAAAGGCAGAAGCCAGCACGATTTCCTTTCAAGAAAAGATTTCCCTTAGTGAAGATGCTTTTGAATTAGCAAAAAAAAACGGGTACCTAAAGGGGCAATACAAGGCTGCTATTTTGGCTGGTTTAGGGTACATGGGGCTCAATCAATTGGAAAAAGCCATCCATTACTTCAAAACGGCCTATCGAATTGGCGAACAAATGGGCTCCCCTACAGCTATTGCCGAAGCCAATTTCCATATGGGGGAAGTCTACTACTTACTCAAAAACCTACCCCAAGCAAAAGAAGCTTTTTCTGAATCGCTGTCGCAATTTGAACAATTGGATAGTATCAAATGGCTTGGCGTGCTCAAAAATGCCTTGGGTGTTATCATTTACGCAGAAGGGGATAAAGAAAAAGGAGCTGCCATGTATAAGGAGGCTTATGATATTCTTTCTCAGGCCCAATATGAGGTGGAAGCCCAAAGCCCTTTGAATAACCTGGCAGACCATTATTTCCACCAAGGAAAAATAGAACAGGCTCAATTGGCTTTTGAAAAAGTTTTGGCCATTGATCGAAAGTATAAATCTGCTTATGGTGAAACCCTTTCCTTGCTAAACCTCGCCTGGTGCTACCGCAAAAAAAAACAGTATGACGAGGCCTTGTCGCTTATCCAAGAAAGCTTATGCATTTCGGAGGATAAAGAAATCAAACAACATATTCTACTTGCCCATACAGAATTGAGCCATACCTACAAGGAAATGAAAAATTTTGAGTCTGCACTCCTGCATGCCGAAAAATACAATGTGCTCAAAGATTCACTGAATTTGCTTCAGAAAGAAACTCGAATTAATGACTTGATGGTGCAGTTTGAAACAGAAAAGAAGGAAAAACAATTGGCTATCAGTAGACAAGAGATCGAAAACCTTCAGCAACAGAAAAAAATAGAATGGCTCACGGCTTATTTTATACTTGGTATAAGCCTACTTAGCTTGTTGGCCGCCTTTTTATTCATTTCCCGCCATAAAGTTAAAAGACGTCTTGACGAAATTGAGTTACAAAATCAACGCCTGTTGAGCGAAAAACTACAGCAACAACTGTACTCCAAAACCCAGGATTTAACAAATCTGGCCTTGGATATTTCCCGAAAAAACAGCTTTTCTAATGAGGTTCACCAAGCCTTGCTGGACATTGACCGCACCAGCAATTTCGATGAAAGAAAGAAAAAAATTCAACTGCTGCTAAAATTAACCTCTAATCACCTACGGATGAATGAAGATGCACAAGAATTTCAAATCAATATAGAGACCGTAAACAACGACTTTTTCAATAAACTAGAAAGCCAATTTTCAGGCTTAACCGCAAACGATAAACATCTTTGTGGCCTTATCCGCCTCAATCTGTCCACCAAAGACATTGCCTCTATTAAAAATATTTCTCCCAAATCCGTAGAAATGGGGCGATATCGATTGCGAAAAAAATTAAACCTCGATCCAGAGGAGGATTTATCTGATTTTTTACAAAATTTCAACTAA
- a CDS encoding Crp/Fnr family transcriptional regulator encodes MNAQSKNAFLHLFPLFAGLDNEEKTRLADLMEYKVKPRYSFIYLPDDPSEEVFFLARGTVKIGTHSSDGKEVIKALIHPTAMFGELGLVGENTRQDFAQALKEDVHLYVLKVSDFKKVMRNNFELCSRIMSLFGDRLMKAENKLESLIFKDARTRIIDFIKESIDKQGRRVGYEMLLKHSLTHQDIANITSTSRQTVTLVLNELKKSDLIYFNRGKILVRDMGKLV; translated from the coding sequence ATGAATGCTCAAAGTAAAAACGCTTTCCTCCACCTCTTTCCGCTATTTGCAGGTCTGGATAATGAAGAAAAAACTCGATTGGCAGACCTGATGGAATATAAAGTGAAACCCCGCTATAGTTTTATTTACCTGCCTGATGACCCATCTGAAGAGGTTTTTTTCTTAGCGAGAGGCACTGTCAAAATTGGTACCCATTCTAGTGATGGCAAGGAAGTTATCAAAGCATTAATTCACCCAACGGCTATGTTTGGCGAGTTAGGCTTAGTTGGCGAAAACACTCGCCAGGATTTTGCCCAGGCTTTAAAAGAGGACGTTCATTTATATGTCCTCAAAGTGAGCGATTTCAAAAAAGTGATGCGAAATAATTTTGAATTGTGTTCTCGTATCATGTCGCTTTTTGGAGATCGGTTGATGAAAGCTGAAAATAAATTGGAATCACTTATTTTTAAAGATGCCCGCACCCGGATCATTGATTTTATCAAGGAGTCTATTGATAAACAAGGCCGTAGGGTAGGATATGAAATGCTGTTGAAACATTCTTTGACGCATCAGGATATTGCCAATATCACGAGTACTTCCCGTCAAACGGTCACTTTGGTTCTGAATGAATTAAAAAAATCTGATTTGATCTATTTTAACCGAGGTAAAATTTTAGTCAGGGATATGGGCAAACTGGTTTGA
- a CDS encoding RNA methyltransferase, whose protein sequence is MHLPIAFKNAVKEQLGEAFQDFEAALAAPPSVSIRFHISKKINSKENFDGVKWNSNGVYLKERPVFTLDPAFQAGVYYVQEASSMFVAEAMRQLIGNQQGGLKVLDLCAAPGGKSTLLLDQLPEGSFLLSNEVIKNRFQVLKYNLIKWGVPSIATTSFDSKYLSALPDFFDLILVDAPCSGEGLFRKDPASVLEWSPENVQLCAARQKRILAEAMPLLRPGGHLIYCTCTYNRLENEENAAWITQSGAFRHLPLTIPVEWGIKAKSLGYQFYPHQVKGEGFYIACFQKEGHAQGKTKKQKGAQLHTFKLLSKKEKIPLAAWLSPIDELCLFTDQNNTIRAIPAANLPTAEILKTQLKHLLFGLEIGSFKGKDFVPAPSLALSTIRHPNIPSIALDETQALAYLRKEDFDLHQNIKGWHLVSYQGLGLGWIKGLGNRVNNYYPKDWRIRMK, encoded by the coding sequence ATGCATCTTCCAATCGCTTTTAAAAACGCTGTAAAAGAACAATTAGGCGAAGCCTTCCAAGACTTCGAAGCAGCATTAGCCGCACCTCCCTCAGTGAGTATTCGCTTTCATATTTCAAAGAAAATTAACAGTAAAGAAAATTTCGACGGAGTAAAATGGAACAGCAACGGAGTATACCTAAAAGAACGTCCTGTCTTTACCCTTGATCCAGCCTTTCAAGCCGGAGTTTACTATGTACAGGAAGCGTCCTCCATGTTTGTAGCTGAAGCGATGAGGCAATTGATAGGAAATCAGCAAGGCGGGTTAAAGGTCCTGGATTTGTGCGCAGCGCCTGGCGGCAAAAGCACCTTACTACTCGACCAATTGCCCGAAGGGAGTTTTCTTTTGTCGAATGAAGTCATCAAAAATCGTTTTCAGGTACTCAAATACAACCTCATCAAATGGGGCGTCCCGTCCATAGCAACTACGAGCTTCGATAGCAAGTATCTTAGTGCATTGCCCGATTTTTTTGACCTCATCCTCGTCGATGCCCCCTGTTCTGGTGAAGGCTTATTTCGCAAAGACCCTGCCTCGGTCCTGGAATGGTCGCCCGAAAACGTGCAGCTTTGCGCTGCCCGTCAAAAAAGGATTTTGGCAGAAGCCATGCCTTTGCTACGGCCAGGCGGTCACCTCATTTATTGTACCTGTACCTACAATCGGCTTGAAAATGAAGAAAATGCAGCCTGGATTACCCAATCCGGGGCGTTCCGTCATCTTCCGCTGACCATCCCTGTGGAATGGGGTATTAAAGCAAAATCACTTGGCTATCAATTTTATCCCCATCAAGTAAAAGGCGAAGGTTTTTACATCGCTTGTTTTCAAAAAGAAGGGCATGCCCAAGGAAAAACAAAAAAACAAAAAGGAGCGCAGCTCCATACTTTTAAGCTACTGAGTAAAAAAGAAAAAATCCCCTTAGCAGCATGGCTCTCCCCCATTGATGAGCTGTGCCTATTCACAGACCAAAACAACACCATTAGGGCCATCCCTGCTGCGAACCTTCCTACGGCGGAAATACTGAAAACACAGCTCAAGCACCTCCTTTTTGGCTTGGAGATCGGCTCCTTCAAAGGCAAGGACTTTGTCCCTGCGCCTTCTTTGGCCCTCAGCACCATTCGACACCCCAATATCCCGAGTATCGCCTTGGACGAAACCCAGGCCCTCGCTTATTTGCGAAAAGAAGATTTTGACCTTCATCAAAACATAAAAGGATGGCACCTTGTCAGCTACCAAGGACTTGGTCTAGGTTGGATCAAAGGACTCGGCAATCGAGTCAACAATTATTATCCTAAAGATTGGCGCATTAGAATGAAGTAA
- a CDS encoding LytTR family DNA-binding domain-containing protein: protein MPISTVIIDDESGSRNNLRLLIERYCPEIEILGMAEDVPSGLKLINVLKPALIFLDIEMPGQDGFALIDQLPDKTNLKIIFTTAYEQYAIRAFKVSALDYLLKPIDIRELQAAVAKLKEDKQHIGERLDMLGETLKHGINKIAIPHQDGLVFVKLEDIVFLEAKRNYTNIYKQNDKPLLVAKSLREFEELLLQSGFFRTHRSFIINLSHVEEWVKKDGGYILMSNQKQVPIVKDRRDEFLMFYQAL from the coding sequence ATGCCGATTAGTACAGTAATCATAGATGATGAATCAGGAAGTAGGAATAACCTTCGCTTATTAATTGAACGTTACTGCCCTGAGATAGAAATACTTGGTATGGCCGAAGATGTTCCTAGCGGACTGAAACTTATCAATGTTTTAAAACCAGCACTTATTTTTCTGGACATAGAGATGCCTGGACAAGACGGTTTTGCCCTCATTGACCAATTACCCGATAAAACAAACCTTAAGATTATTTTTACAACTGCCTATGAACAATATGCCATACGTGCATTTAAAGTCTCTGCTTTAGATTATTTGTTGAAACCCATTGACATCCGCGAATTGCAAGCTGCAGTAGCAAAACTCAAGGAGGATAAGCAGCACATTGGTGAACGTTTGGATATGCTGGGAGAGACCCTGAAGCATGGGATTAATAAAATTGCCATTCCCCACCAGGATGGCCTGGTCTTTGTAAAATTAGAAGATATTGTATTTCTGGAAGCAAAACGAAATTACACAAACATTTATAAGCAAAATGATAAACCCCTCTTGGTCGCTAAATCCCTGCGTGAGTTTGAGGAACTCCTTCTCCAATCTGGCTTTTTCCGTACCCATCGCTCCTTTATAATCAACCTGAGCCATGTAGAAGAATGGGTGAAAAAAGATGGAGGCTATATTTTAATGTCCAATCAAAAACAAGTTCCTATCGTCAAAGATAGAAGAGACGAATTTCTTATGTTTTACCAAGCATTATAA
- a CDS encoding HAD-IIB family hydrolase, producing the protein MEKYYIQMFSPHGLIRSVNPEIGRDKDTGGQVKYVLELLDALSKHEKVGKVDLFTRRIIDKRVSPAYAKEIELVNEKARIIRIGCGGNLYRSKESLWEYLDAFVDQTIRFIEKENDIPDVINGHYADGNYLAHQISRVFGVPFLATGHSLGRNKKKILLSQGLSNAKINELFSMDTRIKAEEVILQKANMVIASTQDEIDTHYNLYNAFEGARFTVIPPGVNTDIFYPFYRIDRPSFELSIEQEQALYRVNSEIERFLFDPGKPLILSIGRPDKRKNFETIIRAYGLDKELQTMANLAIFAGVRKDISMMEEGEREILTNLLLLLDKYDLYGKLAIPKKNDPKLDIPEIYRSAARKKGVFVNATPGENFGLTIVEASASGLPVIASPTGGPKTILENCENGLLIDVEDPQQLANAMKKVISDSNLWENFSANGIKGINQHYSWRAYTAKYLQLIEKTLEETKKDHTTYSSRYGFGKQLTKAKYFLVSDLDGTLLDGENVAGLSELKEWIESNRALVAFGIATGRNRHLVQQALSKYDLPEPDILICSAGSEIYYTSKFQEDPGWESHIAYQWKRDKLQSILASFPKIRLQEAAAQWNYKLSYYVAEDFSDDDLANLHKFLHDHSLRCNVLLTENKFLDFLPYRASKGNAIKYLSYKWNTPIEQFITAGNGGNDIDMLKGKTKGIVVANYSPELNVLKRKRNIYFSKQPLANGVLEGLLHYKIAMD; encoded by the coding sequence TATGCCAAGGAAATTGAATTGGTGAATGAAAAAGCAAGGATTATTCGTATTGGGTGCGGAGGGAATTTATATCGTTCCAAAGAATCGCTTTGGGAATATTTAGATGCTTTTGTTGACCAAACCATTCGATTTATAGAAAAAGAGAATGATATCCCTGATGTGATCAATGGTCATTATGCGGATGGCAATTACCTGGCCCATCAAATTAGCCGCGTATTTGGCGTTCCTTTTTTGGCTACTGGGCACTCCCTGGGAAGAAATAAGAAGAAAATACTATTATCTCAAGGCCTCTCTAATGCAAAAATCAATGAGCTTTTCTCGATGGATACACGGATCAAGGCAGAAGAGGTCATTCTACAGAAGGCCAATATGGTTATAGCCAGCACCCAGGATGAAATAGATACACATTATAACTTGTACAACGCTTTTGAAGGTGCCAGATTTACCGTAATTCCTCCTGGCGTGAATACGGATATTTTTTATCCATTTTATCGAATTGACAGGCCTTCTTTTGAGCTAAGTATTGAACAGGAGCAGGCCTTGTACCGCGTGAATTCCGAAATAGAACGCTTTTTATTTGATCCAGGAAAACCGCTGATATTATCCATTGGCCGACCGGATAAGCGGAAGAATTTTGAGACTATTATTAGGGCTTACGGGTTGGATAAGGAGCTTCAAACGATGGCTAACCTGGCTATTTTTGCGGGCGTCCGAAAGGATATTTCCATGATGGAAGAGGGGGAAAGAGAAATTCTAACCAATCTATTGTTGCTCCTGGACAAATATGATCTCTATGGTAAATTGGCTATTCCTAAGAAAAATGACCCTAAATTAGATATCCCCGAAATTTACAGAAGTGCGGCCCGAAAGAAGGGTGTTTTTGTGAATGCAACACCAGGAGAGAACTTTGGTTTAACAATTGTTGAAGCCTCTGCTTCTGGCCTCCCTGTTATCGCCTCGCCAACTGGAGGCCCTAAAACCATACTGGAGAATTGTGAAAATGGTTTACTAATTGATGTAGAAGACCCTCAGCAATTGGCAAATGCCATGAAAAAGGTTATTTCAGATTCGAACTTATGGGAAAACTTTTCGGCCAATGGAATTAAGGGGATAAACCAACACTATTCCTGGAGAGCTTATACTGCAAAGTATCTTCAGCTTATAGAAAAGACGCTTGAGGAAACTAAAAAAGACCATACCACCTATTCTTCTAGGTATGGATTTGGTAAACAACTGACTAAAGCTAAGTATTTTCTGGTATCGGATTTGGATGGTACTTTGCTTGATGGAGAAAACGTAGCTGGCCTGAGCGAGTTGAAGGAATGGATCGAATCCAATAGAGCCTTGGTGGCTTTTGGAATTGCGACAGGAAGAAACCGTCATCTTGTCCAGCAGGCATTATCCAAATATGACCTCCCAGAACCCGATATACTCATTTGTTCTGCCGGATCAGAAATATATTATACTTCAAAATTCCAGGAAGATCCAGGCTGGGAAAGTCATATCGCCTATCAATGGAAAAGAGACAAATTACAAAGCATATTAGCTTCTTTCCCTAAAATTAGACTACAGGAGGCAGCTGCCCAATGGAACTATAAGTTGAGCTATTATGTAGCAGAAGATTTTTCTGATGACGACCTGGCTAATTTGCACAAGTTTCTCCACGACCATAGCCTTCGATGTAATGTTTTATTAACGGAAAATAAATTCTTGGATTTTTTGCCTTATCGTGCCAGCAAGGGAAATGCCATAAAATACCTTTCCTATAAATGGAATACCCCGATTGAACAATTTATAACGGCAGGGAATGGCGGTAACGATATTGATATGCTAAAAGGAAAAACCAAGGGTATTGTTGTAGCCAATTATAGCCCAGAGTTGAATGTACTAAAAAGAAAAAGAAATATTTATTTTTCTAAACAACCTTTAGCCAACGGTGTTTTGGAAGGCCTTCTGCATTATAAAATAGCGATGGACTAA
- a CDS encoding DUF547 domain-containing protein: protein MNQLKPLGLFLMFSFVIACQSAAPDTQMAQDQTIASNLTLEDTLMPSDINETPTAANAEVIQTAKKINQRKGEPHEVKTLPDAETAKAIPVKNTAIPVAITKTTASEAAAIVPEKEQEIANPPSPTEKEAPQPAQEKPAPGLSHDSWDQLLSQFVSNTGKVNYKGLIAQKKELTAYLNLLAQHPVKPDWPKNEKIAYWINAYNAFTVKLILDNYPLASIIDLEGGKVWDKKWIKLGDQTYSLNNIENDILRPQFKDARIHFAVNCAAKSCPPLLNHAWTAANLDTYFNQRAKQFINNPAYNQISANKIVISKIFEWYASDFGQLIDFLNQYTSTTIQPKAKISYLEYDWALNE from the coding sequence ATGAATCAGCTAAAGCCATTAGGCCTCTTCCTTATGTTTTCATTTGTTATCGCTTGCCAATCAGCAGCACCCGATACCCAAATGGCCCAAGACCAAACCATAGCTTCTAATCTTACCCTAGAAGATACCCTAATGCCTTCCGATATAAATGAAACGCCAACAGCCGCAAATGCGGAAGTAATCCAGACAGCAAAAAAAATTAACCAAAGGAAAGGAGAACCACACGAAGTTAAAACGCTCCCTGATGCCGAAACGGCTAAAGCGATACCGGTAAAAAACACAGCTATTCCTGTAGCGATAACTAAAACAACAGCGTCAGAAGCAGCAGCAATCGTCCCAGAAAAAGAACAGGAAATTGCTAATCCCCCTTCTCCCACAGAAAAGGAAGCTCCTCAGCCAGCCCAAGAAAAACCAGCACCTGGCCTTTCCCATGATAGCTGGGATCAGCTGCTAAGCCAATTTGTGAGCAACACGGGTAAGGTGAATTACAAGGGACTAATAGCCCAAAAAAAAGAATTAACTGCTTACCTGAATTTATTGGCCCAACATCCAGTAAAACCAGATTGGCCCAAAAATGAAAAAATAGCTTATTGGATCAATGCATACAATGCTTTTACGGTTAAACTTATCCTGGATAATTATCCCCTGGCGAGTATCATCGACCTTGAAGGAGGGAAAGTATGGGACAAAAAATGGATAAAACTAGGCGATCAAACCTATAGCCTCAATAATATTGAAAACGATATCTTACGTCCTCAGTTTAAGGATGCCCGGATCCACTTTGCCGTCAATTGCGCAGCTAAATCCTGCCCTCCCCTACTCAATCACGCCTGGACCGCTGCCAACCTCGATACCTATTTCAACCAACGCGCCAAACAATTCATCAATAATCCAGCCTACAATCAAATCAGTGCCAATAAAATAGTAATTTCCAAAATATTTGAATGGTACGCCAGCGATTTTGGACAACTCATCGACTTCCTCAACCAATACACTAGTACTACCATCCAGCCAAAAGCTAAAATAAGCTACCTCGAATATGACTGGGCACTGAACGAATAA